The proteins below are encoded in one region of bacterium:
- a CDS encoding PAS domain S-box protein, which produces MASPDAEWGGIDPAWRAGAALVTVFLLALAGLLGAPPGLVLGLGVLAGAAGGWTLAGIRAERRWRERSERRLQEGARTAEDIIAAIPSGLVGLDETGAVCRWNEGATRILGMGRGGMIGQHVDRWPIEGQRGLAALLREALDGRTVTRGSLDVTRTDGRTLPLGISTSCLAGSGGRGAGAVAVFQDLTEARKLRARMRQQERLAAVGALAASIAHEIRNPLASIAGSVELLAADLPLAGEHRILMDLILKESDRLNLLITDFLDFTRERRPQPKPLDPALLLKEALRLVRQRPEADEQLKLTLQTEGAPAVIEADPGMLRQVCLNLLLNACEAVDWRGHLTVSARGAAGAGGGEELRVQFRDDGPGVPPEARGRLFEPFFTTKAGGTGLGLAIAHRIVEMHGGQLELLEEAGPGSVFELRLPARARSEEDLPEGVVQATETAV; this is translated from the coding sequence GTGGCGAGCCCCGACGCGGAGTGGGGAGGCATCGACCCGGCCTGGCGGGCGGGGGCGGCGCTCGTGACCGTCTTCCTCCTCGCCCTCGCTGGCCTGCTCGGGGCGCCGCCGGGCCTCGTGCTCGGCCTCGGCGTCCTCGCGGGCGCAGCGGGGGGCTGGACCCTGGCCGGCATCCGCGCGGAGCGGCGGTGGCGCGAGCGCAGCGAAAGACGGCTTCAGGAAGGGGCGCGGACGGCCGAAGACATCATCGCGGCCATCCCGAGCGGACTCGTCGGGCTCGACGAGACCGGCGCGGTGTGCCGCTGGAACGAAGGGGCGACCCGCATCCTCGGCATGGGTCGCGGGGGCATGATCGGCCAGCACGTGGATCGCTGGCCGATCGAAGGCCAGCGCGGGCTCGCCGCCCTCCTGCGCGAGGCGCTAGACGGGAGAACCGTGACGAGAGGCAGCCTGGACGTGACCCGCACCGACGGTCGCACTCTGCCGCTGGGCATCTCGACGAGCTGTCTGGCCGGCAGTGGCGGCCGCGGTGCCGGCGCCGTGGCGGTCTTCCAGGACCTGACGGAGGCCCGCAAGCTGCGGGCGCGGATGCGTCAGCAGGAGCGCCTGGCTGCAGTCGGCGCCCTGGCCGCGTCGATTGCGCACGAGATCCGCAACCCGCTCGCCTCGATCGCCGGCAGCGTGGAGCTGCTGGCCGCCGACCTGCCGCTGGCGGGCGAGCACCGGATCCTGATGGACTTGATCCTCAAGGAGAGCGACCGCCTGAACCTGCTGATCACGGACTTCCTCGATTTCACGCGCGAGCGGCGGCCCCAGCCCAAGCCACTCGATCCGGCGCTGCTGCTCAAGGAGGCCTTGCGCCTGGTCCGCCAGCGGCCGGAGGCGGACGAGCAGCTGAAGCTGACGCTCCAGACCGAAGGCGCACCGGCGGTGATCGAAGCCGACCCCGGTATGCTGCGCCAGGTCTGCCTCAACCTGCTCCTGAACGCCTGCGAGGCGGTGGACTGGCGGGGGCACCTGACGGTGAGCGCGCGCGGCGCCGCGGGCGCCGGCGGCGGGGAGGAACTGCGCGTGCAGTTCCGGGACGACGGTCCCGGCGTGCCGCCCGAGGCGCGCGGGCGGCTCTTCGAGCCTTTCTTCACGACGAAGGCTGGCGGCACGGGGCTCGGCCTGGCGATCGCCCACCGCATCGTCGAGATGCACGGCGGCCAGCTCGAGCTGCTGGAGGAAGCGGGGCCGGGAAGCGTGTTCGAGCTGCGCCTGCCGGCGCGCGCGCGCAGCGAAGAGGACCTGCCCGAGGGCGTGGTCCAGGCGACTGAAACCGCAGTCTAG